CCCCGAAGGCGACGGCACGCGCCAGTGGGGCCCGCCGTGGATCGAGCGCGACGGCGAACGCGCGGCCGCCTATTACCACGCCTGCAACCGGGGAAAGCGCTCGGTCGTCGCCGATTTCGCCGACGCGCAAGACCGCGCGATGGTGACCGGCCTGTGCGCCGGCGCGGACGTGGTGATCGAAAACTTCAAGGCGGGCACGCTGGCCCGCTACGGCTTCGACTATGCCACTCTCTCGGCCGGCAATCCGCGCCTCGTCTATTGCTCGATCACCGGCTTCGGGCAAGACGGCCCGCGACGCGACGAACCGGGATACGACTTCGTGATCCAGGGCATGAGCGGCCTTATGGCATTGACCGGCGAACCCAACGACGAACCGATGAAGATGGGGGTTTCGATCTCCGACCTGGCCTGCGGCCTCTACGCGACGATCGCGATCCAGGCCGCGCTGCTGATGCGCGAGCGAACCGGCGCCGGCCAGCATATCGACATGGCGCTGCTCGACTGTTCGGTGGCGCTACTCGCCAACCAGGCGATGAGCTTCTTCGCCAGCGGGGCCAACCCGCCGCGAATGGGCAATGCGCACGCGCAGGTCGTGCCTTACGGCGTGTACCGCACGAACGATGGCGAGATCGTTCTGGCCCCTGCCAACGACCGGCTGTTCGGCGCGCTCATGCGCGCGCTCGGCCGGGCCGATCTGGCGGACGACCCGCGCCTTGTCGACAATGCCGGAAGGATCGCCCACCGGGGCTGGCTGGAGGCGGAAATCGCGCAGGAGATTGCCGGCTGGACCAGCGCCGACCTGCTCGCCGTCTGCCGCAAGAGCGGCGTCCCCGCCGGACCGATCAACGATTGCGCGGCGGTGTTTTCCGATCCGCAAGTCGCGGCGCGAGGGATGAAGATCGCGCCCGGGGGCATTCCCGGCGTGCGCAGCCCGATCCGCTTTTCCGATGCCCAACTGGCGCTCGACCGCCCCTCTCCCCGCCATGGAGAGCACGGCGCGGACATCGCCTGGCACGATTAAGTCGACTTCATTGAGACGGCACCGGCCACTTCAAAACGACTCCAGATCAGGCCAGCGCGGCCTTCAGGTCGTCGACCAGATCGGTGCGCTCCCAGGGGAAGTAATCGCCTTCGGCCGCGCGCCCGAAATGCCCGTAGGCCGCGCTGCGGCGATAGATCGGCTTGTTGAGTTTTAGGTGCGTGCGAATGGCCCGCGGCGTCAGCCCGCCAAGCTTGTCGATGCTGCGGATCGCATCTTCGATACGCTCGTCGTCCACGTTCCCGGTGCCGTGCGTGTCGACATAGAGCGAAAGCGGCTCCGACACGCCGATGGCGTAGGAGAGCTGGATCGTGCAGCGCCGGGCGATCCCCGCCGCGACGATGTTCTTGGCCAGATAGCGGCTGATATAGGCAGCCGAGCGGTCAACTTTGGTCGGGTCCTTGCCGCTGAACGCTCCGCCGCCGTGGGGCGATGCGCCGCCGTAAGTGTCGACGATGATCTTGCGCCCGGTGAGCCCCGCGTCGCCATCGGGCCCGCCGATCACGAACGTGCCGGTGGGATTGATGTGCCAGCGCGTTTCGTCCGACAGGAAACCCTCCGGCAGGATTTCCGCGACGACGCGCTTCACATAGTCCTTCAGCTCCGCTTCCTTCGCCCCTTCGTCGTAGCCCGGGGCATGCTGGGTCGATACGACGATCGCGGTCGCGGCGACCGGCTTGCCGTCGCGATAGCGCAGCGTGACCTGGCTCTTG
The sequence above is a segment of the Pelagerythrobacter marensis genome. Coding sequences within it:
- a CDS encoding CoA transferase, with product MSEPRAPLAGLRVVELARVLAGPFAGQILADLGADVIKVESPEGDGTRQWGPPWIERDGERAAAYYHACNRGKRSVVADFADAQDRAMVTGLCAGADVVIENFKAGTLARYGFDYATLSAGNPRLVYCSITGFGQDGPRRDEPGYDFVIQGMSGLMALTGEPNDEPMKMGVSISDLACGLYATIAIQAALLMRERTGAGQHIDMALLDCSVALLANQAMSFFASGANPPRMGNAHAQVVPYGVYRTNDGEIVLAPANDRLFGALMRALGRADLADDPRLVDNAGRIAHRGWLEAEIAQEIAGWTSADLLAVCRKSGVPAGPINDCAAVFSDPQVAARGMKIAPGGIPGVRSPIRFSDAQLALDRPSPRHGEHGADIAWHD
- the metK gene encoding methionine adenosyltransferase, which gives rise to MRSTYLFTSESVSEGHPDKVSDQISDAIVDLLLSKDPEARVACETLTTTQRVVLAGELRCKGVYENGAWIDGALEEIEQTVRRTVREIGYQQDGFHWETLTFENHLHGQSAHIAQGVDASGNKDEGAGDQGIMFGFACDETPDLMPATIDYSHKILQRLATDRKSGAAPFLEPDAKSQVTLRYRDGKPVAATAIVVSTQHAPGYDEGAKEAELKDYVKRVVAEILPEGFLSDETRWHINPTGTFVIGGPDGDAGLTGRKIIVDTYGGASPHGGGAFSGKDPTKVDRSAAYISRYLAKNIVAAGIARRCTIQLSYAIGVSEPLSLYVDTHGTGNVDDERIEDAIRSIDKLGGLTPRAIRTHLKLNKPIYRRSAAYGHFGRAAEGDYFPWERTDLVDDLKAALA